A stretch of DNA from Alteromonas gilva:
ACGCTTTAGTCGATTTTGTTCGCTCGATATACAATCGCAATGATTTTATTGCTTTGCATGAACCACGATTCTCCAGTCAGGAACATCGTTTTTTACATGATGTTGTCGATTCTACTTTTGTATCTTCTGTAGGCAAATATGTAGACCAATTTGAAGATGACATTATGCGTTACACAGGTGCAAATGGAGCTGTAGCCGTAGTCAATGGCACCGCTGCTTTGCATACATGTTTGCATGCGTTGGATATAGCCAACGGTGATCTGGTACTTACTCAGGCGGTATCCTTTGTTGCGACAGCCAATGCAGTCAAAATGGCTGGAGCAGAACCGGTTTTTATCGATATTGCTAGAGATAGCCTGAGTCTGTGCCCAGATGCATTGAAAGAATTCCTTACCAATCAAACTTCGCTTACCCAAGATGGTCAGTGTATCCATAACTCAACTCGTAAGCTCGTCAAAGCGATTTTAGTCGTGCATACATTTGGTCATCCGGCACGATTAAATGAATTGCTTGAAGTTGCTAAGACCTGGAACATTCCTCTTGTAGAGGATGCTGCAGAGAGCTTTGGAAGTTTCTACGAGGACCAGCATACTGGAACGTTTGGACACTATGGGGCTATTAGCTTTAATGGAAATAAAATTATAACGACTGGTGGTGGGGGGATGATACTTACAAAAAGCAGTAAAACTGCTCGCCAAATAAAGCACATTACAACCACTGCAAAAGTCTCTCATCCTTACGAATATTATCATGATGAGTTTGGTTTTAATTACCGCATGCCTAACCTGAATGCGGCATTAGGTTGTGCGCAGTTTGCTTCGTTTGAGAATGTTTTACAGCAAAAGCGTGAATTAGCGGATAAGTATCAGGCTTTTTTTTCGGGCACAGACTATGAATTTGTTACTGAACCATCCTATGCCCGGTCAAATTATTGGCTAAACGCTGTAATTTGTCACGATGCGGCAGCAAAAGTGTCTTTATTAGAGTCCACAAATAAACAAGGCATCATGACCAGACCGCTTTGGCAATTGCTGAATAGTTTGCCGATGTATAAACGCTCTATCAGCACTGATCTCACTAATTCTGAATGGTTAGCAGCACGTTGTGTCTGTCTACCCAGCGGCACCTTTAAGGAGGTAGAGTAATATGAGCGAAGACAATCTCTCGCGGTTATATATTACTGCTGATAAAACGGTCCTGGATGCGCTTAAACAGATGGACCGCGTAGCCAAAAAGCTTCTTATTCTGGTAGATGAAGAATCGACATACCAAAACCTGATATCGGTTGGTGATTTACAACGCGCAGTTATCAATAACGTACCGCTAAGCGCTAAAATTGCAGAACTGAAAATTGATGCGAAGTGGGTATGTAACAAAAGCGATTCATTTAGCCACATCAAGCGAACCATGGCTAAAATTCGTTGTGACTTTATGCCAGTGGTTGATGAGCATAATAACGTAATAGCTATACATTACTGGAATAATGTTTTTGGAGGCGCTGACCGATACAAAAGTAAAGTCTGTAAAGCTATCCCGGTTGTTATTATGGCGGGGGGGAAAGGTACCCGGCTAAAACCTATCTCTAATGTGTTGCCAAAACCGCTGACTCCGGTTGGTGAACGTACCATCCTGGAGGAAATTATCGACCAATTCCAGGCTGTAGGGTGTGATAAATTTCATCTGTCAGTCAACTATAAGAAAGAGTTGATTCAGTATTTTGTCGATGGCTTTAAGTCCGATGACTACAGTATAGATTATGTATGTGAGAGCAAGCCTTTAGGCACAGCGGGCTCACTGGCTTTATTGCGGGATAAAATTGACAATACTTTTTTTGTCACAAACTGCGACATTCTTATCAACCAAAACCTTGATGAAGTACTGGGATATCACCGCAGAAACTGCAATAAAATAACACTGATAGCTGCGTTAAAACACCACAAATTGTCTTATGGTACGCTGAAGACTGGGGACGATGGAGTTTTATTAGCTCTGGAAGAAAAACCCGAATTTACTTTTAAGATTAATACTGGTGTTTATTTATTAGAACCCGAAGTGTTTGAGTTTCTGCAGGATGATGAATATATGGACATAACAGATCTTATCGAGACGGTTAAAAACTCGGGCGGCCAGGTAGGCGTTTTTCCAATTAGTGATAAATCCTGGATGGATATTGGTGAATGGCCTGAATATATAAAAACAGTGCACTCACTATCCGATGACGATAACTTTAACGGGTTGATTTTTAACTAACCTATTATGGAAAATATAATTATCATTGGGGCGGGTGGTCACGCGAAAGTCATTATTGACATCGTTGAACAAATACAGACGCTGAATATCAGCGGCATAATTGCCCCTCATTTGCAAAAAGGTACGATATTCATGGGGTATCCTGCGCTGGGGCGGGACGCTGATTTACCTCAATTAGTAACTAAACACCAGATTTCAGGTGCAATAGTAG
This window harbors:
- a CDS encoding LegC family aminotransferase translates to MNALVDFVRSIYNRNDFIALHEPRFSSQEHRFLHDVVDSTFVSSVGKYVDQFEDDIMRYTGANGAVAVVNGTAALHTCLHALDIANGDLVLTQAVSFVATANAVKMAGAEPVFIDIARDSLSLCPDALKEFLTNQTSLTQDGQCIHNSTRKLVKAILVVHTFGHPARLNELLEVAKTWNIPLVEDAAESFGSFYEDQHTGTFGHYGAISFNGNKIITTGGGGMILTKSSKTARQIKHITTTAKVSHPYEYYHDEFGFNYRMPNLNAALGCAQFASFENVLQQKRELADKYQAFFSGTDYEFVTEPSYARSNYWLNAVICHDAAAKVSLLESTNKQGIMTRPLWQLLNSLPMYKRSISTDLTNSEWLAARCVCLPSGTFKEVE
- a CDS encoding nucleotidyltransferase family protein, giving the protein MSEDNLSRLYITADKTVLDALKQMDRVAKKLLILVDEESTYQNLISVGDLQRAVINNVPLSAKIAELKIDAKWVCNKSDSFSHIKRTMAKIRCDFMPVVDEHNNVIAIHYWNNVFGGADRYKSKVCKAIPVVIMAGGKGTRLKPISNVLPKPLTPVGERTILEEIIDQFQAVGCDKFHLSVNYKKELIQYFVDGFKSDDYSIDYVCESKPLGTAGSLALLRDKIDNTFFVTNCDILINQNLDEVLGYHRRNCNKITLIAALKHHKLSYGTLKTGDDGVLLALEEKPEFTFKINTGVYLLEPEVFEFLQDDEYMDITDLIETVKNSGGQVGVFPISDKSWMDIGEWPEYIKTVHSLSDDDNFNGLIFN